The Paenibacillus tianjinensis genome has a window encoding:
- a CDS encoding RtcB family protein, translating into MNTIDQQAGYEPRYKHEVALPGGDLKVYASEQLFGSLDYKVLEMANNNLQIPNIEYMSYTPDVHVGVGTCIGTTAVWDAASGYVSPSIVGSDIGCGMRVHLTNLHKEDLREVKLRRKLVRAIEKYLPMEAQQRGHYSDIRLENIVRKGLHGLPNKYIPDSYTPKKSSALSHVEISKLSFDEEILNELPDMAWHRGHRQLGTLGGGNHFVEIQAIEIAEDQRAVAEAWGLQDGQVAVMIHSGSRAWGGLVNQFCTPAFAKVMGQLGLGSADPRLIYAPLAHPQGQRYVNLMYSALNYAVVNRHLIAYGVREAFRDVFGTKCELRTLYDLMHNYAWREETSSGTKFVHRKGATRALPAGHPDNPSVYTATGHPALIPGSMGTASYIMAGQPGGEENYYSICHGAGRIRSRTATKRLVSVHEFSQSLKVGQADEIVVNQHSLESIIDESPQAYKNVDEIIESVTGAGLAAVVAKCKPLAAIKGTK; encoded by the coding sequence ATGAATACCATAGATCAGCAAGCGGGTTATGAGCCCCGCTATAAACATGAGGTGGCCCTTCCGGGCGGCGACCTCAAGGTATATGCCAGCGAGCAGCTGTTTGGCTCACTTGATTACAAGGTCCTGGAAATGGCCAATAACAATCTGCAGATTCCAAATATAGAATATATGAGCTATACCCCGGATGTGCACGTAGGCGTCGGAACCTGCATCGGCACTACTGCGGTCTGGGATGCCGCATCAGGTTATGTGTCGCCGTCCATCGTGGGCAGCGACATCGGCTGCGGCATGCGTGTGCATCTGACGAATCTGCACAAAGAAGATCTGCGAGAGGTCAAGCTGCGCCGGAAGCTGGTTCGCGCCATTGAGAAATATTTGCCGATGGAAGCACAGCAGCGCGGCCATTACAGTGATATTCGGCTGGAGAATATCGTCCGCAAGGGGCTGCACGGCCTGCCGAACAAATACATCCCTGACAGCTATACGCCGAAGAAATCAAGCGCGCTGTCCCATGTGGAGATCAGCAAGCTATCCTTTGACGAGGAGATTCTGAATGAGCTGCCCGATATGGCCTGGCACCGCGGCCACCGCCAGCTCGGCACACTCGGCGGCGGCAATCATTTCGTGGAGATTCAGGCGATTGAGATTGCCGAAGATCAGCGGGCAGTGGCCGAAGCCTGGGGACTGCAGGACGGGCAGGTTGCCGTGATGATCCATTCCGGCTCCCGGGCATGGGGCGGCCTGGTCAACCAGTTCTGTACTCCCGCCTTCGCCAAGGTAATGGGGCAGCTGGGGCTCGGCAGTGCAGATCCGCGGCTGATATATGCTCCGCTTGCGCATCCGCAAGGTCAGCGCTATGTCAATCTAATGTATTCCGCATTGAATTATGCGGTGGTGAACCGCCATCTGATCGCTTACGGGGTCCGCGAGGCCTTCCGGGACGTGTTCGGCACAAAATGCGAGCTGCGCACCCTCTACGATCTGATGCATAATTACGCCTGGAGAGAGGAGACTTCCTCCGGCACCAAGTTTGTGCACCGCAAGGGGGCGACACGTGCCCTGCCGGCCGGCCATCCGGATAATCCGTCAGTCTATACTGCGACTGGACATCCGGCGCTGATTCCCGGCTCGATGGGTACGGCTTCCTATATCATGGCCGGCCAGCCCGGCGGGGAAGAGAATTATTATTCGATCTGTCATGGAGCGGGCCGTATCCGGTCACGCACAGCGACCAAACGCCTGGTGTCGGTCCATGAATTTTCACAGTCGCTGAAGGTAGGGCAGGCAGATGAGATTGTGGTGAATCAGCATTCCCTGGAATCTATTATTGACGAATCCCCTCAGGCCTATAAGAATGTAGATGAGATCATAGAAAGCGTTACGGGCGCCGGCCTGGCTGCTGTTGTGGCCAAATGCAAGCCGCTCGCAGCGATAAAGGGGACGAAATAG
- a CDS encoding AAA family ATPase produces MEQECRKQAVIYEYDEGKNGLIKGYDVYARLVDGILEALYSRYGVRYELYASDDPNSEYWKLLQNDVESGNPEVEHVARIFDRLEDRTFIYDDDKEQPEYSIHLSIRNNVLAYPAMGVALARVPVFQENGINFQDFVFAASDAQLQVFLSNVRKRQREQNINKVTVFTDRRNGMFREDEPITRSVGREDVVLDAAIKKEIYRSLDQFFDADRSFYVKYDIPYKRGILLYGHPGNGKTTLVKSIAGSVPGPVVYWQITEYTSSESVNEVFEAAARLAPMVLVIEDIDSMPQEVRSFFLNTLDGATSKEGIFLIGTTNYPEKIDPGLMNRAGRFDRAYEIKMPGEELRLEYLQLRGFSAFAGEEGVALAARLTSDFSLTQLGELYVSAALEWHENGTANVEQLVRGMRGELDKGRKREWMRDASSTIGFY; encoded by the coding sequence ATGGAGCAGGAGTGCAGAAAACAAGCTGTGATTTATGAATACGACGAAGGCAAAAATGGCCTGATCAAGGGGTATGACGTTTATGCCCGCCTCGTTGACGGAATCCTTGAAGCTCTCTATTCACGCTATGGTGTCCGCTATGAGCTGTATGCCAGTGACGATCCGAACAGTGAATATTGGAAGCTGCTGCAGAATGATGTAGAGTCCGGTAATCCTGAGGTGGAGCATGTGGCACGAATTTTTGACCGGCTGGAAGACCGGACCTTCATCTATGATGATGACAAGGAGCAGCCCGAGTATAGTATCCACCTGTCGATCCGCAACAATGTGCTGGCTTATCCGGCCATGGGGGTAGCGCTCGCCCGGGTGCCTGTGTTTCAGGAGAACGGCATTAATTTTCAGGATTTCGTCTTTGCCGCATCGGATGCACAGCTGCAGGTGTTCTTAAGCAATGTGCGCAAGCGGCAGCGGGAGCAGAACATCAATAAGGTGACGGTGTTCACCGACAGACGAAACGGTATGTTCCGTGAAGACGAGCCGATTACCCGTTCCGTAGGACGGGAGGATGTCGTGCTGGATGCTGCAATTAAAAAAGAAATCTACCGCTCGCTCGACCAGTTTTTTGACGCAGACCGCAGTTTTTATGTCAAATACGATATTCCTTATAAGCGGGGAATTCTGCTCTACGGCCACCCCGGCAACGGTAAAACAACGCTCGTCAAATCCATCGCCGGAAGCGTGCCCGGACCCGTAGTGTACTGGCAGATTACTGAATACACCAGCAGTGAATCGGTAAATGAGGTGTTCGAGGCCGCAGCCAGGCTGGCACCGATGGTGCTGGTCATTGAGGACATTGACTCGATGCCGCAGGAGGTCCGTTCGTTCTTCCTGAATACGCTGGACGGTGCGACCTCCAAGGAAGGGATCTTTCTGATCGGCACCACCAATTATCCGGAGAAAATAGATCCCGGCCTCATGAACCGCGCGGGGCGCTTTGACCGGGCCTACGAGATCAAAATGCCGGGCGAGGAGCTGCGGCTGGAGTATCTGCAGCTGCGCGGCTTCTCCGCTTTTGCCGGCGAGGAAGGGGTTGCCCTGGCTGCACGCCTGACCTCGGACTTCTCACTGACCCAGCTGGGTGAGCTCTACGTCAGTGCCGCGCTGGAGTGGCATGAGAACGGCACCGCCAATGTGGAGCAGCTGGTCCGCGGAATGCGCGGCGAGCTGGATAAGGGGCGCAAGCGGGAATGGATGCGGGATGCCTCGTCCACGATCGGATTTTATTGA
- a CDS encoding metallophosphoesterase family protein, producing the protein MRIGVVSDTHLPRSAKSLPQALVKEFRQVDQILHLGDWVAMEIYDLLAELAPVEGIAGNNDGAEIIQRFGERKIVTLEGMRIGLIHGHAPYSRKGTDGNALLAFEGEEVDCILFGHSHQPLLRRENGILLFNPGSPTDKRREKQYSFGLLDIEDGTINARHVFYDSKE; encoded by the coding sequence GTGAGAATAGGAGTTGTATCGGATACCCATTTGCCGCGGTCGGCCAAGTCACTGCCGCAGGCACTTGTGAAGGAATTCCGTCAGGTGGACCAGATTCTGCATCTTGGGGACTGGGTGGCCATGGAGATTTATGATCTGCTGGCCGAGCTTGCGCCGGTAGAGGGGATTGCCGGCAATAATGATGGAGCTGAGATTATCCAGCGGTTCGGGGAGCGTAAGATTGTTACCCTTGAGGGTATGCGTATCGGGTTGATCCACGGTCATGCCCCCTATTCCCGCAAAGGCACGGATGGGAACGCGCTGCTTGCTTTTGAAGGCGAAGAGGTGGACTGTATTCTGTTCGGCCATTCGCATCAGCCGCTGCTGCGCAGGGAGAACGGTATTCTGCTGTTCAATCCGGGGTCGCCAACCGACAAACGGCGCGAGAAGCAGTATTCCTTTGGACTGCTGGATATTGAAGACGGCACAATCAATGCCCGGCATGTCTTCTACGACTCCAAGGAGTAG
- a CDS encoding GNAT family N-acetyltransferase — MISYHLERAVLQDAELIAPLFNDYRVYYGQEPDLQGALHFLQQRLETGESAIFMAVTGEGGSRHAGGLAQLYPSFSSVTLQRLWVLNDLYVAEPLRGQGIGTMLLEGVRDFALNTGSKGLTLTTMTDNISAQRLYEAQGYVRDDEFYTYDLFFEK; from the coding sequence ATGATATCCTATCATTTAGAGCGTGCAGTACTGCAGGATGCGGAGCTTATTGCCCCGTTGTTTAATGATTACAGGGTGTATTATGGACAGGAGCCGGACCTGCAGGGGGCTTTGCATTTTTTGCAGCAGAGATTGGAAACGGGGGAATCGGCCATTTTTATGGCGGTGACAGGTGAAGGTGGAAGCAGGCATGCCGGAGGCTTAGCCCAGCTTTATCCGTCCTTTTCATCAGTGACGCTGCAGCGGCTGTGGGTGCTGAATGACCTGTACGTTGCAGAGCCATTGCGCGGACAGGGGATTGGCACCATGCTGCTGGAAGGGGTGCGGGATTTTGCCCTGAACACAGGGAGCAAAGGCCTGACTTTGACTACGATGACTGACAACATATCAGCACAGCGTCTGTATGAAGCACAGGGTTACGTCCGGGATGATGAATTTTATACCTATGATCTGTTTTTTGAAAAATGA
- a CDS encoding HAD family hydrolase, whose protein sequence is MDNSNKLAVFFDLDDTLYDHLVPFREAVREVLTPDESDLNYADLFYTVRHHSDLLWPKYLQGELELEETRVLRLELAFAEYGLELNRRQAEQVQAAYIGRQYTIEMIDGVEAQLRRFIALGHKVGIITNGPEEHQMNKLRGLGIDKLIPQEMIFISDAVGLAKPDPAIFKHVNRVTGTTADNSLYVGDTWDNDVVGALSAGWKVCWYNPRGRQPRTEHVPSYTFTNYKEFSELPLI, encoded by the coding sequence GTGGATAACAGCAATAAACTGGCAGTATTTTTTGATCTGGATGATACGCTGTACGACCATTTGGTGCCGTTCCGTGAAGCGGTGCGCGAGGTGCTGACGCCGGATGAGAGCGATTTGAATTATGCGGATTTATTCTATACCGTAAGGCATCACAGCGATCTGCTCTGGCCGAAGTATCTGCAAGGCGAGCTTGAGCTGGAGGAGACCCGGGTGCTGCGGCTGGAGCTGGCTTTTGCCGAATATGGGCTTGAGCTTAACCGCAGGCAGGCGGAGCAGGTTCAGGCAGCTTACATAGGCCGGCAGTACACGATAGAAATGATTGACGGGGTAGAAGCGCAATTGCGGCGGTTCATTGCCTTAGGACACAAGGTCGGGATCATTACGAACGGGCCGGAGGAGCATCAGATGAACAAGCTGCGCGGCCTCGGCATCGACAAGCTGATTCCGCAGGAGATGATCTTCATCTCGGATGCTGTCGGACTGGCGAAGCCGGACCCGGCGATCTTCAAGCATGTTAACCGGGTAACAGGGACAACCGCTGACAACTCACTGTATGTCGGGGATACCTGGGATAATGATGTGGTCGGCGCACTGTCGGCGGGCTGGAAGGTGTGCTGGTACAATCCCCGCGGTAGACAGCCCCGTACAGAGCATGTTCCGAGCTATACTTTTACGAATTACAAGGAATTTAGTGAGCTACCTCTGATCTGA
- a CDS encoding FAD:protein FMN transferase, translating to MFKNKKSALILTALGLVIVAAVGIWLALGSKGDDNSSNTAANENSGGATVSEEGGTKALSQTFYIYDTVVNIKVFGDKATQQNMDDIQQMLERMDTEFSRTKEDGELYAVNQAAGKEAVAVSDETLDVVKQSLKYAEEMDGLFDPTIGPLVDLWAIGEGGEHVPDQADIDEAKSLTNYKDVIIDEAAKTVKLAKEGMVLDMGGIGKGYAADRIAEYLKEQGLDSAMINLGGSSIIALGNKPNGSPWNIGLQDPDQSRGTQLGTIKISDEVIDASGVYERFFMQDGVRYHHILDPRTGFPSQNGLKSITIMSPNATDADALSTGVFLMGLEEGMKYLESLPEKVDAFFITDDNKIYATSGLKDRLILTDPTYTFAN from the coding sequence ATGTTCAAAAACAAGAAATCGGCGCTTATCCTGACCGCATTGGGTCTTGTCATCGTTGCAGCTGTCGGCATCTGGCTGGCGCTTGGCAGCAAAGGAGACGACAACAGCAGTAATACGGCTGCGAATGAGAACTCCGGAGGCGCAACCGTATCAGAAGAAGGCGGAACCAAGGCCCTGTCGCAGACTTTTTATATCTATGATACTGTCGTTAACATTAAGGTGTTCGGCGATAAAGCAACTCAACAAAATATGGATGATATTCAGCAGATGCTGGAACGTATGGATACTGAGTTCAGCCGTACCAAAGAAGACGGTGAGCTGTATGCCGTCAATCAGGCAGCCGGCAAGGAAGCTGTTGCTGTATCCGATGAAACGCTGGATGTGGTCAAACAATCTCTTAAATATGCCGAGGAAATGGACGGGCTGTTTGATCCGACGATCGGACCGCTGGTGGATCTGTGGGCGATCGGCGAAGGCGGAGAACATGTGCCTGACCAGGCCGACATCGATGAAGCCAAAAGCCTGACCAATTATAAGGATGTTATTATTGATGAGGCTGCGAAGACGGTCAAGCTCGCCAAAGAAGGCATGGTGCTGGATATGGGCGGGATCGGCAAAGGTTATGCCGCTGACCGGATTGCTGAATATTTGAAGGAGCAGGGCCTGGACAGCGCGATGATTAATCTCGGCGGCAGCAGTATTATTGCACTCGGCAACAAGCCGAACGGCTCTCCATGGAATATCGGTCTCCAGGACCCTGATCAAAGCCGCGGCACACAGCTGGGCACGATCAAAATTTCCGATGAAGTTATCGATGCTTCCGGAGTATATGAGCGCTTCTTCATGCAGGATGGGGTACGTTACCACCATATTCTTGATCCGCGTACCGGCTTCCCGTCCCAGAACGGGCTGAAGAGCATCACCATCATGAGCCCGAATGCAACAGATGCGGATGCTTTGTCTACCGGCGTATTCCTGATGGGCCTGGAAGAGGGCATGAAATATCTTGAATCCCTGCCGGAAAAAGTAGATGCGTTCTTCATCACCGATGACAACAAAATCTACGCCACTTCAGGCCTCAAGGACAGACTTATCCTGACCGACCCTACGTATACCTTCGCGAATTAA
- a CDS encoding TetR/AcrR family transcriptional regulator yields the protein MSIDRKSLILQAASKSFVQFGYKATTMEQVSKIANVGKGTIYTFFKTKEDLFEEILIKASQELTSVMNRIATEDDTFIHKLFNLLDSILEFRSDHELFVKLAQEVRDIGTVQALEGVKRMEDYALDFLRQQIETAIENGEVKSCDSSVAAFMILRLYLALTTEWNKAHEPLDENRIKEHMILFISNGILK from the coding sequence ATGTCTATCGACCGCAAGTCGTTAATCCTGCAGGCCGCTTCAAAATCCTTTGTGCAATTCGGCTATAAAGCAACGACAATGGAGCAGGTATCCAAAATCGCGAATGTCGGCAAAGGTACGATTTATACATTCTTCAAAACAAAAGAAGACCTGTTTGAGGAGATTCTGATTAAAGCTTCGCAGGAATTAACTTCTGTTATGAACCGCATTGCCACCGAAGATGACACCTTTATTCATAAGCTGTTTAATCTGCTTGATTCGATCCTGGAGTTCCGCTCCGATCATGAGCTGTTCGTTAAGCTGGCGCAGGAGGTACGTGACATCGGAACTGTTCAGGCGCTGGAAGGGGTCAAGCGGATGGAGGATTATGCGCTGGATTTCCTGAGACAGCAGATTGAGACGGCGATAGAGAACGGGGAAGTGAAGTCCTGCGATTCCAGTGTCGCCGCGTTCATGATTTTGCGTTTGTACCTGGCGCTGACTACAGAATGGAACAAAGCGCATGAGCCGCTGGATGAAAACCGGATTAAGGAGCATATGATCCTGTTTATCTCGAATGGTATCCTCAAATAA
- a CDS encoding IS256 family transposase: MTILPENMLNNLFENLVTQFVKDNLESIMKAEIQQFMTSEEAGNHNSRNGYYTRDLHTKYGNVEDLAVPRDRQGAFQTQLFEPYQRRDGWLEEAVIQMYKSGMGTRDVARFIESMFGSHYSPTTVSNITATVLDDIHQWQKRPLNKRYSVIYLDGLYVKLKRSTVSGEVVYFAMGIDEDGHRQILGFYVGGQESANGWREVLKDLYDRGVQEVLLGVFDGLPGLDAAFRETYPKADVQHCIVHKVRSTFPKIRVQHKTEVIEDLKTIYTAADHDLARAAFDTVKAKWGKLYPKEMRSWEEQLPTLLTFYKYPVLIKEAIYTSNPIERMNKEIRKRLKPMNSLTNMDAAEKIVYLDVIDYNERFSERVIRGFGDLEVKKKLNEMFEERYPAQAEPEK, translated from the coding sequence ATGACTATTCTACCCGAAAACATGTTAAATAATCTATTTGAAAATCTTGTCACCCAATTTGTAAAAGATAATCTAGAGTCCATTATGAAAGCGGAAATCCAGCAATTCATGACCAGTGAAGAAGCCGGGAACCACAACAGCCGCAACGGATACTACACCCGGGATCTACACACGAAATACGGAAATGTAGAGGATCTGGCCGTTCCTAGGGACCGTCAAGGAGCCTTCCAAACGCAGTTGTTCGAGCCCTACCAGCGGCGAGATGGATGGCTAGAGGAGGCTGTCATCCAGATGTACAAAAGTGGTATGGGAACGCGAGATGTGGCCCGGTTCATTGAAAGTATGTTCGGCAGCCACTATTCACCCACGACCGTTAGCAACATTACAGCTACGGTACTTGACGACATTCATCAGTGGCAGAAGCGCCCGTTAAACAAACGCTACTCCGTTATCTACCTGGATGGCCTATATGTGAAACTCAAGCGCAGCACCGTTAGCGGAGAAGTCGTTTATTTCGCCATGGGGATCGACGAAGACGGTCACCGCCAGATCCTTGGCTTTTACGTAGGCGGCCAGGAGAGCGCAAACGGCTGGCGCGAGGTGCTCAAAGACCTCTACGACCGTGGTGTCCAGGAAGTCTTGCTGGGCGTGTTTGATGGGCTTCCGGGACTCGATGCAGCGTTCCGTGAAACTTATCCGAAGGCGGATGTGCAGCATTGTATCGTCCACAAAGTGCGTTCGACCTTTCCGAAAATTCGAGTTCAGCACAAAACGGAAGTCATTGAAGATCTGAAGACCATCTACACGGCTGCAGACCATGATCTGGCCCGGGCTGCGTTTGACACGGTGAAGGCCAAATGGGGCAAGCTCTACCCGAAAGAAATGCGGTCCTGGGAAGAACAGTTACCGACGCTGCTGACCTTTTACAAGTATCCCGTGCTCATAAAAGAAGCCATCTACACATCCAATCCGATTGAACGAATGAACAAGGAAATTCGAAAACGCCTGAAGCCGATGAACAGCCTCACGAATATGGATGCGGCAGAGAAAATTGTCTACCTGGACGTCATCGATTACAACGAACGTTTTAGCGAACGGGTCATTCGCGGCTTCGGCGATCTGGAAGTAAAGAAGAAACTAAATGAGATGTTTGAAGAGCGATATCCAGCGCAGGCAGAGCCAGAGAAGTAA
- a CDS encoding transposase: MSGTRKSYNDEFKKQTVKYIQEQTKTVAELAQELDIPAKTLHQWLGKYRQFQSEPLSSPEKVKELERQLKERDRQLADLAEEMEILKKAVHIFSNPKN, encoded by the coding sequence ATGAGTGGAACACGAAAAAGCTATAACGACGAGTTTAAAAAGCAGACGGTAAAGTATATCCAAGAGCAGACCAAGACGGTGGCGGAACTGGCCCAGGAGCTCGATATCCCTGCAAAAACCCTGCATCAATGGCTGGGCAAATATCGGCAGTTTCAGAGCGAGCCTTTGTCCAGTCCGGAAAAGGTTAAAGAGCTCGAGCGCCAGCTGAAAGAACGAGATCGGCAACTGGCCGACTTGGCCGAGGAAATGGAAATTTTAAAAAAAGCAGTGCACATCTTCAGCAATCCAAAGAACTGA
- a CDS encoding glycosyltransferase: MHDVSIVIPTRNRIKDLTLCIESIGRQTELEEVSIELLIVDDGEIEEEVLGYFRKVLAQMPSAELHYYRKTKPGVWLSRYEALGLIDGEIVLSFDDDAELDDPLYIRRMLDTYDSDPSIVGVGGIAKGLSSSPSGKLLGMLTCQMSHSPGRLSASTLAGSLLLWGETENIFETDFFHGCNMSFRREALKDMKPYPWMTSYAVADDIYMCHLASKYGKLVINPDMKITHHESPSSRDKAGRVARATAVNHYYLLNLRKAPVKNYAALLWTLTYLTAKSTLKRNFNAVTGYVSGILFVLNPRKNKYSEYMLD, translated from the coding sequence ATGCATGATGTATCCATAGTCATTCCCACGCGTAACCGAATTAAAGATCTGACCCTATGCATTGAATCCATCGGCAGGCAGACTGAGCTGGAGGAAGTCTCAATCGAGCTGCTGATTGTTGATGACGGTGAGATTGAGGAGGAAGTACTGGGGTATTTCCGTAAAGTACTGGCGCAGATGCCTAGTGCTGAGCTTCATTATTACCGCAAAACCAAACCCGGCGTCTGGCTCTCCCGCTATGAAGCGCTCGGACTGATCGACGGGGAGATTGTGCTGAGCTTCGACGATGACGCAGAGCTGGATGATCCGCTCTACATCCGCCGCATGCTCGACACTTATGACTCTGATCCTTCCATTGTCGGTGTAGGCGGCATTGCCAAAGGCCTCTCCAGCAGTCCGTCCGGCAAGCTGCTGGGTATGCTGACCTGCCAAATGTCACACTCGCCCGGCAGACTGTCGGCAAGCACCCTCGCCGGGTCTTTGCTGCTCTGGGGAGAGACGGAGAATATTTTTGAGACGGACTTTTTCCACGGCTGCAACATGTCGTTCCGCCGGGAGGCACTGAAGGACATGAAGCCTTACCCGTGGATGACCAGCTATGCGGTAGCCGACGATATTTATATGTGCCATCTGGCGAGTAAATACGGCAAGCTGGTCATTAATCCCGATATGAAGATTACCCATCATGAATCGCCAAGCTCCCGCGATAAGGCCGGCCGGGTCGCCCGGGCGACGGCGGTGAATCATTATTATCTGCTGAATCTGCGCAAAGCGCCGGTGAAGAATTATGCCGCCCTGTTATGGACGCTAACGTATCTGACAGCCAAGTCTACACTGAAGCGGAACTTTAACGCCGTAACCGGGTACGTCAGCGGCATCCTGTTTGTATTAAATCCGCGCAAAAACAAATATAGCGAGTATATGCTGGACTAG
- a CDS encoding glycosyltransferase family 4 protein — translation MHVGIFMHTNYFEDFFVKGLGLTEEEYVQSYHNDFSFDYARLLHRKGIQTTIYNFTRTGDKVRTYRHGIVDCTIKFIPVGLLYRSYCLIPLSHRTPIGKFISQYVSTIQKDLADILRGDGISLIYAQEYASGRFERLAVTAKQLGIPIIAAYHGGSIHKWIMPIKKHTLHKAAFLTTLNEDEQKSMVDHFPAMADRIRLLPNFVNAEIFYRRDKQRALAALGLNPENRYVITVGRLFEHQKGHSLLVQAAEQLRHIPDLKILIAGGGPDEQSLKALIREKGLQDTFILLGTVRDKHVLANYYTASEMFVLPSRYEGLPLVILEAGACGLPTVGFNVMGVRGLVKHGLSGLLTDGLDPAGLASSIETLLGNPKLCAEMGEAAQEIVRSDYSEEIIGTRLYKLLHESLGLDPAEAEKLAAVTPPDLGPPVQL, via the coding sequence ATGCATGTCGGGATCTTTATGCATACCAATTACTTTGAAGATTTCTTCGTAAAAGGCCTGGGTCTTACGGAAGAGGAATATGTACAGTCGTATCATAACGATTTTTCTTTCGACTATGCCCGTCTCTTGCATCGAAAAGGCATCCAAACCACCATCTATAATTTCACACGGACCGGGGATAAAGTCCGCACTTACCGTCACGGCATTGTGGATTGTACGATTAAGTTCATTCCGGTAGGCCTGCTCTACAGGTCCTATTGTCTGATTCCGCTGTCGCACCGTACACCGATCGGTAAATTCATTTCACAATATGTATCGACCATTCAAAAAGATCTGGCTGACATTCTGCGCGGCGACGGGATCAGCCTTATTTATGCCCAGGAGTATGCCTCCGGAAGGTTTGAACGGCTGGCTGTAACCGCCAAGCAGCTGGGGATTCCTATTATCGCCGCCTACCACGGAGGAAGTATTCATAAGTGGATTATGCCGATCAAGAAGCATACGCTGCACAAGGCCGCGTTTCTGACCACACTTAATGAAGATGAGCAGAAGAGCATGGTGGATCATTTTCCGGCGATGGCGGACCGGATCCGGCTGCTGCCGAATTTTGTGAACGCGGAGATTTTTTACCGGCGGGATAAGCAGCGGGCTCTTGCAGCATTGGGGTTGAACCCGGAGAACCGCTATGTCATCACTGTGGGCCGGCTGTTTGAGCACCAGAAGGGCCATTCGTTACTCGTTCAGGCAGCAGAGCAGCTGCGGCATATCCCGGATCTGAAGATCCTGATCGCCGGCGGCGGGCCGGATGAGCAGAGCCTGAAGGCGCTGATCCGTGAAAAAGGTCTGCAGGATACATTCATCCTTCTCGGTACAGTCCGGGACAAACATGTGCTGGCCAACTATTATACGGCCTCCGAGATGTTTGTTCTGCCCTCGCGTTATGAGGGGCTGCCGCTGGTCATTCTGGAGGCTGGTGCCTGCGGACTGCCAACGGTTGGATTTAACGTAATGGGGGTAAGGGGACTAGTGAAGCATGGACTAAGCGGTCTGCTCACCGATGGACTTGATCCCGCGGGGCTGGCCTCCTCTATTGAGACCCTGCTCGGCAATCCGAAGTTATGCGCGGAGATGGGGGAAGCTGCCCAGGAGATTGTCCGGTCCGATTATTCAGAGGAGATCATCGGGACCAGATTGTATAAACTGCTGCACGAGAGCCTGGGGCTGGACCCGGCAGAAGCGGAAAAGCTGGCCGCTGTTACACCTCCGGATCTGGGCCCGCCTGTTCAGCTCTAA
- a CDS encoding DsbA family oxidoreductase — MRIDVWSDYACPFCYIGKRRLEHALSQFADRDKVEVVFRSFQLDPSARTDETRDIHDMLASKYGMTRDKAQAMNAQLADQASGVGLQFNFDTVVPTNTFDAHRLNHYADTKGKAKEMTERLLKAYFTDSVNIGDRKVLAGLAAEAGLDAAEALAVLENGAYADEVEQDIAAAQQLNVTGVPFFVFNNKYAVSGAQPGPVFTEVLDTVWAEEQKAPVLQVVGQPKSQAPDAEGCDDGSCSI, encoded by the coding sequence ATGAGAATAGATGTATGGTCTGACTATGCCTGCCCCTTCTGTTATATCGGCAAAAGACGGCTGGAGCACGCGCTGAGCCAATTTGCAGATCGTGACAAGGTGGAGGTTGTGTTCCGCAGCTTCCAGCTGGATCCGTCTGCCCGGACGGATGAAACCAGAGATATCCATGACATGCTGGCTTCCAAGTATGGAATGACCCGCGACAAAGCACAGGCAATGAACGCACAGCTGGCGGATCAGGCCAGTGGCGTCGGTCTGCAGTTCAACTTTGATACAGTGGTGCCAACCAATACCTTTGATGCTCACCGTTTGAATCATTATGCTGATACCAAAGGCAAAGCCAAAGAAATGACCGAACGTCTGCTTAAGGCATACTTTACCGATTCTGTGAATATTGGGGACCGCAAGGTTCTGGCCGGACTTGCTGCAGAGGCGGGGCTCGATGCAGCGGAAGCTTTGGCGGTGCTGGAAAACGGCGCTTATGCAGATGAAGTAGAACAGGATATCGCAGCGGCTCAGCAATTAAACGTCACCGGCGTGCCGTTCTTTGTCTTCAATAATAAATACGCGGTCTCTGGCGCCCAGCCCGGCCCGGTATTTACCGAGGTACTTGACACCGTGTGGGCTGAGGAGCAGAAGGCGCCGGTGCTGCAGGTTGTAGGACAGCCCAAGTCCCAGGCTCCCGATGCTGAGGGCTGCGATGACGGCTCCTGCAGTATCTGA